The Anaerobaca lacustris nucleotide sequence TTCGGGAGGACGACTGAATCTCGGCGATGATCTCGCGGGCTTCTTCGGCACGGTCGGCAGGAACGAGAACACGTGGGACCATCCCGTCGATACAGTAGGCGGCCGAGACGTTCTCATTGGCGATCTGCACCGGTACGCCGGCGTCTTCCAGATGCGCCTTGATCAGATAGGCCAGCGTGATATCGCTGGCGGCGTAGACTTCCACCAACCTGTCCATGTGTCCACCTCCCAATGGTCCTGCGGCCAACCTGTTTTGACACCATGGTACCGATGCAGGCAAGCCGTGACAATCCCCGATGATGATGGTATCATGCGGGCTACAATTCGATATCGCGGCGTAGAATGAGCAGGAGCCCATAAGAATGCACGCAAGAGCAGTGAGATCGATGGCAGTTCTCCTCGGATTGTTGGTTCTGTCCGCTCCGACCCGCGCGGCCCGGATCGCCGTCGGGCCGTATCTCCAGGCCCCGTCCGAGACGTCGATGACCGTCATGTGGATCACCGACGTCAACGCCGTCAGTTGGGTCGAATATGGCACGGGCGAATCGCTCGACCAGAAGGCCCATCGCAGCCGGCATGGGCTGATCGACGCCGACCGGACAATTCACACGGTGACAATCGAAGGGCTTGCGCCCGGCCGGGAGTATCGATATCGAGTCTGCTCGAAGGAGATCGTCACGTTCAAGCCCTACGAGGTCACGTACGGCGAAACCGTCGCAAGCGATACGTACACCTTCACCACGCTCGATGGCAGGAAGGACAGCATCTCATTCATCGTTCTGAACGATATCCATGAGCGCAATGAAGTCCTCATCTCGCTGACGAGGCTCGCGCAGTCGCAGCCCTTCGATCTCGTCTTCCTCAACGGCGATATCCTCGGACACATTGAGAACGAGCCGCAAATCATCGACCACGTACTCGCCCCCTGCACGGCGCTGTTCGCCAAACAGACCCCGTTCGTCTACGTGCGGGGCAATCACGAGACCCGGGGCAAATTCGCCCGCCGGCTCCCGGACTACATCACCCTGCCCGACGGTCGCTACTACCACTCGTTCGACCACGGCCCGGTGCGCTTCGTCGTCATGGACGGCGGCGAGGACAAGCGCGATACCGACAAGGAGTACAGCGGACTGGTCGATTTCGACCGCTATCGGGCCGTGCAGCGGAAGTGGCTGGAAGCTGAGATTCGGTCGGAGGCATTTCGCAAGGCGGCGTTTCGCGTGGTCGTGGTTCACATGCCGCCGCAACCGTCGGAGCGATGGCACGGGCCCGACGACATGTACCAGACGTGGCGAACGCTGTACAACGAGGGCAAGGTCGACCTGGTCATCAGCGGGCACACGCACCACTATGAGATTCGGCCGCCGGTCGAGGGGGTGTGTGAGTATCCGACGATCATCGGGGGCGCTCCGCAAGACGGCGCGGCGACCGTCGTCCGCGTGGACGCGACGGCCGACCACCTCCGCGTCACAATGACGCGGGACGATGGCCAAATCGTCGGCACATACGCCATCGACAAGGTCAAGGCTGACTCGGCTGCCGCCCTCTGATCGCCTCGATCTCGGCGCGAAGCGTTTCGATCTCCCGACGTAGCCGGGCGTTCTCATCCATCACAGCGGCCATGACGCTGCCGACCTGTCGGGCGATGCCGTCCTGGAAATCCCGTTCGAGGGCCTCGATCCGTTTCTGACCGGCCGCCAGTTGCGATTCTCGACGCTCGATTTCCTCGGCGTGTCGGGCCCTGAGCCTCTCCATCTCCCCTTCGCAGTCGGCCAATTGCTTCCGGAGTTGTACGCTCTCAGCGGCGATGAGCCGGGCCTGCTTCGCCTCCGGGGTCGTCTGCTGCCCGCAGCCCGATCCGAAACCCAGCAGCAGTCCAACAACGACGGCAACAACCAGCATCCTGTGTTCCATCGGTTTCACGGCAACGGTCCTCATTCTCGCATTCCTTACCCGATCTACTCGAACAGCGGCGCCAATCCCACCTTACGGGCGGCGTCGATCTGCTTCGGATCGGTCCAGACCGCCATTTCCAGCGCCTTGCGGCACGCACAGTCCTCACAGACCAGCGGCGTCTGGACGGTCAGCAGCGCCTCGATCAGCCGCAGACAGTTGTCGGTGGCTGTCTGGAGATTGGAGATGATCTCCTCGATCAGCGTCTGCTTGCCCTTGGCCGGATCGTGCGGCCGCCAGCAGTCGTAATCGCTGGCCAGGGCGACCAGGGCGTAACACATCTGCGCCTCGCGGGCGAGCTTCGCCTCGGGCATGGCGGTCATGCCGATCAGGTCGCCGCCCCAGGCGCGGTGCATCTTCGATTCGGCGCGGGTCGAAAACTGCGGCCCCTCCATGCATACGTACGTCCCCTGCGAGTGAATCCGAATACCGGTCGGTCGGGCGACATCCAACAGGGTCGCACGAAGCCGGTCGCACGTCGGGTCGGCCATCTCGCAGTGCACGGCCCCGTAGCCTCCGAAGAACGTGCCCGTTCGCCGAAACGTCTTGTCGATGAACTGGTCGACCACGACGAGGTCGCCCGGCGCGATCTCTTCGCGAAGCGAGCCGACGGCCCCGCTGGCGATCACGGCGCGGGCCCCCAGTTGTTTGAGGGCGAAGATGTTCGCCGCATACGGCACATCGCCAGGCCCGAACCGATGTCCCGGCCCGTGTCGGTTGAGGAACGCGACCCGCCTGTCGCCGAGCGTCCCGACGATGATCGGCCCGCTGGGCGCGCCGAACGGCGTCTGCACCTCGTGTCGTTCCACTCGCGCCAGCTTCGCGGCCAGGGCGTCCCCCAGTCCCGTGCCTCCGATCACACCGACCAGTTCCTTCACCATGCGTTCCATGCTCCTTTCTTCGAGTTGGTCCCATAGTACTTGCTCCGCCTCCCCGGGACAATTCCCTATGCCGAACCATCCGAGAATAATCGACTTGATATGGGCAACAGCGAGGGACTTCATGGGTCCGAGAACAGAGTCAGGTTGCGGCGCGCTTCGTCCAAAGGGTCTGATCGATCTGGACGATGCAATGGCAGGTGCAGAGGCATTCGTCCGGTCTTTCTTGGTGGGAGATGAACATGATTGGGATGAAGCAGCGTATCAAGAACAGCCCTCTCTATCGGGTCATCCGTCCGGTGATGTTCCATGCCCGGCGTTTCAAGCGGTGGCTTCGCCCTCCGAGGGGCGTCAGGTACGACACCCAGATGTTTCAGGTCATGGCGCAATCGCTGCGCCCGGACTCCGTCTGCGTCGACGTGGGCGCCTCCGTCGGCGACATTCTGAAACGAATTCAGGCCGCCGCCCCGGAGGGCAGGCATTTCGCCATCGAGGCACTGCCTCATCTGGCCGAGGCGCTTGAGAGCAACTTCCCGAATGTGCGGGTGTTTGCGTGCGCCCTGTCCGATTGCACGGGCCGGGCCCCATTCCATTTCGTCAGGAACCGCTCGGCCTTCAGCGGCTTACGCCGGCGCACCTACGACTTCGGCTATCCGGCGGAGGTGGAGGAAATCCGCGTGCAGACAAAGCGGCTCGATGACCTCATTCCGCAAGACGTCCAGGTGGACTTCATCAAGATGGATATCGAGGGCGGCGAGTATCATGCCATGCTGGGCGGCGCAAAGACCATCCTGCGGTGCCGGCCCATGATCGTATTCGAAGCGAGCGTCCGCTCGACCGGACATTACGGTGTTTCGCCCGAGATGATCCACGATCTGATTGTCCGCGATTTCCGGTTGAAGCTGTCAACGATGGAACGGTGGCTGTCCGACGAGCTCCCGTTTTCCAGGGAGGCGTTCGCCGCCGCCTATCAGAAGGATTTCTACTTCATCGCCTATCCGCCCGAGCGTCGTCGCCGGATGACAGCGCACACATGATCCCTTCCTATTCCGCTTCCATGTATTCATAGAGCCGGGTCAGCGCGTCGCGTCGAATCTGGCGAATCCGCTCCCGCGTCAGACCCATCTTCTTCCCGATCTCCTTGAGGGTCAGCGGCCGCCGCCCGCCCAGACCGTAGTGGAGCTTCAGCACATCCGCCTCGCGCGGATCGATCTCATCGAGCAGGCGCAGCGCCTTGGCCGTCTCCTCATACTCCACAAGAGAGTCCTCGGGCCGGCCGGCGTGCTCATCCTCGAGCGTCGATTCCATCACATGACTGTCTTCCTCGTCGTCGCCACCGAGGCTGTCGCTGACGCTGGCCAGGACCTCGACGATGCGATGAACCACCTTGGCCTTGCGCAGGGGAAGGTGCATCAGAGCGGCCATCTCCTCCACGCCGCACTTGCGCCCCAGCCGGGCCTCGGCTTCGGTGGCCGTGTGACGCCACTGGTTGATCAGCGTGACCATGTACGTCGGCACGTGCACCGGTTGAATGTTCTCGAGCAGGGCGCGTTTGATGCTCTGCTTGATCCACCAGGCCGCGTACGTGCTGAACCGTGTGCCCCGCTCCGGATCGAAGTAATCCACCGCCTTGATCAGGCCGAGATTGCCCTCTTCGATCAGATCGCCAAGACTCATGCCGCGACCGGCGTACTTCTTGGCGATGTTCACCACCAGCCTCAGGTTGCTGCGAACCAGCAGCTCGCGGGCCCACGGATCGTTGTCCTCGACGACCTTCGTGCCCAGTTCACGCTCTTGGTCCCAACTCAGCAGCGACGCTTCGTCGATCTCCTTGAGATAGTCCTTCAATGTCACGTCGAATACGATGGTACCCTCCTGCCCGACTGAGAGCCTCTCGACTCCAGCCATAAAGGCCAATTCGGTTAGGACCCTCTTCCGTGTGCTTGTCCTGCGGTGTCCGACCCGCATCATCGTGCGGACTTCAACGACAGTCCGGTGAACCAACTACACCGTCAGTATCGGCCTTCGGGGTCGCCGGGTTTAGCGAATCGGCAACGGACTTTACACCAATGTGCAAACAACCCGCACAAGACGTGTTAATCGGCCGTCGAGGGCCCCATAATGGGCCTACCAAGAGAGATAACCCCAACAAATTCGGACGTTCTGCCTGAAAAGACAGGCCTGGAAGGCGCCCTGTGGGGACGAGGAGGGATGATCGCAAAAGGGGCCTGCGTCGCGTGGACACAGGCCCCATGAATGCTTCTGACTGCGGCGGGCATCCCGCCGGTGCTACCGATAAGACTACTGAGCCGCAGGGCGACCGTAGCCGATGTCGTCGATGTAGACAATGCCGGTGCCG carries:
- a CDS encoding sigma-70 family RNA polymerase sigma factor, with amino-acid sequence MAGVERLSVGQEGTIVFDVTLKDYLKEIDEASLLSWDQERELGTKVVEDNDPWARELLVRSNLRLVVNIAKKYAGRGMSLGDLIEEGNLGLIKAVDYFDPERGTRFSTYAAWWIKQSIKRALLENIQPVHVPTYMVTLINQWRHTATEAEARLGRKCGVEEMAALMHLPLRKAKVVHRIVEVLASVSDSLGGDDEEDSHVMESTLEDEHAGRPEDSLVEYEETAKALRLLDEIDPREADVLKLHYGLGGRRPLTLKEIGKKMGLTRERIRQIRRDALTRLYEYMEAE
- the mtnP gene encoding S-methyl-5'-thioadenosine phosphorylase; the encoded protein is MVKELVGVIGGTGLGDALAAKLARVERHEVQTPFGAPSGPIIVGTLGDRRVAFLNRHGPGHRFGPGDVPYAANIFALKQLGARAVIASGAVGSLREEIAPGDLVVVDQFIDKTFRRTGTFFGGYGAVHCEMADPTCDRLRATLLDVARPTGIRIHSQGTYVCMEGPQFSTRAESKMHRAWGGDLIGMTAMPEAKLAREAQMCYALVALASDYDCWRPHDPAKGKQTLIEEIISNLQTATDNCLRLIEALLTVQTPLVCEDCACRKALEMAVWTDPKQIDAARKVGLAPLFE
- a CDS encoding DUF2007 domain-containing protein, producing the protein MDRLVEVYAASDITLAYLIKAHLEDAGVPVQIANENVSAAYCIDGMVPRVLVPADRAEEAREIIAEIQSSSRTDEDDDFDDMAGFDDPEI
- a CDS encoding FkbM family methyltransferase; translation: MIGMKQRIKNSPLYRVIRPVMFHARRFKRWLRPPRGVRYDTQMFQVMAQSLRPDSVCVDVGASVGDILKRIQAAAPEGRHFAIEALPHLAEALESNFPNVRVFACALSDCTGRAPFHFVRNRSAFSGLRRRTYDFGYPAEVEEIRVQTKRLDDLIPQDVQVDFIKMDIEGGEYHAMLGGAKTILRCRPMIVFEASVRSTGHYGVSPEMIHDLIVRDFRLKLSTMERWLSDELPFSREAFAAAYQKDFYFIAYPPERRRRMTAHT
- a CDS encoding FN3 domain-containing metallophosphoesterase family protein, translating into MAVLLGLLVLSAPTRAARIAVGPYLQAPSETSMTVMWITDVNAVSWVEYGTGESLDQKAHRSRHGLIDADRTIHTVTIEGLAPGREYRYRVCSKEIVTFKPYEVTYGETVASDTYTFTTLDGRKDSISFIVLNDIHERNEVLISLTRLAQSQPFDLVFLNGDILGHIENEPQIIDHVLAPCTALFAKQTPFVYVRGNHETRGKFARRLPDYITLPDGRYYHSFDHGPVRFVVMDGGEDKRDTDKEYSGLVDFDRYRAVQRKWLEAEIRSEAFRKAAFRVVVVHMPPQPSERWHGPDDMYQTWRTLYNEGKVDLVISGHTHHYEIRPPVEGVCEYPTIIGGAPQDGAATVVRVDATADHLRVTMTRDDGQIVGTYAIDKVKADSAAAL